The following are encoded in a window of Methanothrix sp. genomic DNA:
- a CDS encoding type III-B CRISPR module-associated protein Cmr3, translating into MYLRITPVDSWFFRDGRPFHLGEATSDVGGLFPPSAFTVVGAIRAHLARSMGWREGKWSEEICRVLGDGYDLAGLRFRGPLLCREGDRGPEMLYPAPLNLLGKRNDSGYEMRLLRPGEEVECDLGRVRLPTAEKIDGMKQLSGYVNGDQLKQVLRGEVPEGRVIPRKELCGTEYAVGLERERDTRTAKEAHLYSINRIRLVRGVHLIMGIEGIDEGLLEKLDGAVMPIGGEGRMGCVEMLSPGKGVSEIRQEIGPIDGRVRFTLVHITPAFLGRWPRPGESIPGVPGEVVSACVGRALRIGGWDSVNRRPVELKPFIPPGSVWFCEAEADELNDVMSVSRIGEYTGFGFGEIALGIW; encoded by the coding sequence ATGTATCTCAGAATCACCCCGGTGGATTCCTGGTTCTTCAGGGACGGAAGGCCGTTCCATCTGGGAGAGGCGACATCAGACGTTGGGGGGCTCTTTCCCCCAAGCGCGTTCACTGTGGTCGGAGCGATAAGGGCGCACCTCGCCCGGAGCATGGGCTGGCGTGAAGGGAAGTGGAGTGAAGAGATCTGCAGGGTGCTCGGGGATGGGTATGATCTGGCTGGTCTCAGGTTCAGGGGACCGCTGCTCTGCAGGGAGGGAGATCGCGGTCCCGAGATGCTGTATCCAGCGCCGCTGAACCTACTCGGGAAGAGGAACGACAGCGGGTACGAGATGAGGCTACTCCGTCCCGGGGAGGAGGTGGAGTGCGATCTTGGAAGGGTCAGGCTTCCCACAGCGGAGAAAATCGATGGCATGAAGCAGCTGTCAGGATACGTAAATGGAGATCAGCTGAAACAGGTATTGAGGGGAGAGGTTCCGGAGGGACGGGTGATCCCGAGGAAGGAGTTATGTGGGACGGAGTACGCTGTCGGTCTTGAGAGAGAAAGGGATACAAGAACAGCTAAGGAAGCGCATCTTTACTCGATAAACAGGATCAGGCTTGTGCGCGGAGTGCATCTGATCATGGGCATTGAGGGGATCGATGAGGGCCTCCTGGAAAAGCTGGACGGCGCGGTGATGCCCATCGGCGGAGAGGGGCGGATGGGGTGTGTCGAGATGCTCAGCCCAGGAAAAGGCGTCTCTGAGATCAGGCAGGAGATCGGGCCGATCGACGGACGGGTCAGATTCACGCTGGTGCATATCACCCCGGCGTTTCTGGGGAGGTGGCCCCGTCCGGGAGAGAGCATTCCCGGGGTTCCTGGGGAGGTTGTATCAGCCTGCGTGGGGCGAGCCCTTCGCATCGGTGGCTGGGATTCTGTTAACAGGAGACCTGTGGAGCTCAAGCCGTTCATTCCACCGGGATCCGTCTGGTTCTGCGAGGCTGAGGCGGATGAGCTGAACGATGTTATGAGCGTGAGCAGGATAGGAGAGTACACAGGATTTGGTTTTGGAGAGATTGCTCTAGGCATTTGGTGA
- the cmr4 gene encoding type III-B CRISPR module RAMP protein Cmr4, which translates to MRGMMLGMLAETHIHSGAGRSEGFVDLPVAREAVTSYPVIAGSSLKGALRDAARERGMDESIFGDQDRAGDVLVSDARLLLLPVRSLTGSYRWVTCPHILERLSRDMRLCGISDGFEGASVERGKACCTDDLNQIFLEEREFQRSNGIDGALIDALKKMVPHKQTASRLERQLVIISDDDFGWFASYGLPVIARNKLDDNKKSKNLWYEEALAPDTLMYAMVFERKDGALGKVQSMFETKPYLQLGGNETVGMGWFAVKIQKQGEGR; encoded by the coding sequence ATGAGAGGCATGATGCTCGGCATGCTTGCCGAAACCCACATACATTCAGGAGCAGGCAGGTCTGAGGGTTTTGTGGATCTGCCTGTGGCGAGAGAGGCTGTGACCAGCTATCCGGTAATAGCTGGATCCAGTCTGAAAGGCGCGCTGAGGGACGCTGCCAGAGAGAGAGGGATGGACGAATCGATTTTCGGCGACCAGGACAGGGCGGGAGATGTGCTGGTATCCGACGCCAGGCTTCTCCTCCTTCCGGTGAGGAGCCTCACCGGATCTTACAGGTGGGTCACCTGTCCACACATCCTGGAGAGGCTGAGCAGGGACATGAGGCTCTGCGGCATATCTGATGGATTTGAGGGAGCGAGCGTTGAAAGGGGTAAAGCCTGCTGCACCGACGATCTAAATCAGATCTTTCTGGAGGAGAGGGAGTTCCAGAGATCTAACGGGATAGATGGTGCGCTGATTGATGCTCTGAAGAAGATGGTGCCTCACAAGCAGACCGCATCCAGGCTCGAGAGGCAGCTTGTGATCATCAGCGATGATGATTTCGGGTGGTTTGCCAGCTATGGCCTGCCTGTGATCGCCAGAAACAAGCTGGATGACAACAAGAAGAGCAAGAACCTCTGGTACGAGGAGGCGCTAGCTCCAGACACCCTGATGTATGCGATGGTATTCGAGCGCAAGGATGGTGCGCTGGGCAAAGTGCAGTCTATGTTCGAGACGAAACCCTACCTCCAGCTCGGCGGGAACGAGACCGTGGGGATGGGGTGGTTTGCTGTGAAGATCCAGAAGCAGGGTGAGGGGAGATGA
- the cmr5 gene encoding type III-B CRISPR module-associated protein Cmr5 — translation MSERSLEQERAKHALEAVNSIRGKSWAGKFRSYVERLPPAIVMNGLGQAMAGELAAAGRAEEMSDDKKAHNKLYELVAGWIRTRRIYSAEENLMKAIVDGDQKQYVLAQAEALAYLEWLKKFSQAFLEKDKEA, via the coding sequence ATGAGTGAGAGGAGTCTGGAGCAGGAGCGTGCGAAACATGCGCTGGAGGCTGTGAACTCCATCAGGGGTAAAAGCTGGGCGGGCAAATTCCGAAGCTACGTGGAGCGCCTGCCTCCTGCCATAGTGATGAACGGCCTGGGCCAGGCGATGGCTGGCGAGCTTGCAGCTGCGGGCAGGGCGGAGGAGATGAGTGATGACAAAAAAGCCCATAACAAGCTCTACGAGCTGGTCGCGGGCTGGATTCGCACGAGGAGAATCTACTCAGCTGAGGAGAATCTGATGAAGGCGATTGTTGATGGCGATCAGAAGCAGTACGTTCTCGCCCAGGCTGAGGCGCTGGCGTACCTTGAATGGCTGAAGAAGTTCAGCCAGGCCTTCCTGGAGAAGGATAAGGAGGCGTGA
- the cmr6 gene encoding type III-B CRISPR module RAMP protein Cmr6, giving the protein MPLPLYRTISEPKCVEGNAGLWYDKFCDMWNDDFNSLGDNGKKEWIRTVVRNVGDEALLREIKERVISLISNSGGKAMLFRTTAPFVTGLGRSHPVENGFAWHHTLGVPYLPGSSVKGIVRAWARLWRNLDNGEIRRIFGPDGAGSVGSVIFLDAMPVRPVELKAEIMTPHYGPYYRGDKPPEGWPADWHSPVPIPFLAVAEGQEFLFGVIPRKEATQDCEKVIGWLKEALQEIGAGAKTAVGYGRFACIEAETPEEAAPEPMTPGREWLEKLAEEMGKSVEEIFKTDHKMLFDSWNKIENAELKRAVFQEIKRTYQTKGWWDNPLTNNMKKTLSKYKEYETKEIEG; this is encoded by the coding sequence ATGCCACTGCCTCTTTACAGAACCATTTCTGAGCCCAAGTGTGTGGAAGGAAACGCAGGGCTCTGGTACGACAAGTTCTGCGACATGTGGAACGATGATTTCAACAGCCTGGGGGATAACGGCAAGAAGGAGTGGATCAGGACTGTTGTGAGGAATGTGGGAGATGAGGCTCTCCTCAGGGAGATCAAGGAGCGTGTGATCTCCCTGATCTCAAATTCGGGCGGAAAGGCCATGCTCTTCAGGACCACCGCGCCGTTCGTCACAGGCCTCGGGAGGAGCCATCCTGTGGAGAACGGCTTCGCGTGGCACCACACGCTCGGCGTCCCATACCTTCCTGGCTCATCTGTTAAGGGAATTGTGAGGGCCTGGGCGCGGCTGTGGAGGAATCTGGACAACGGGGAGATCCGCAGGATCTTCGGACCGGATGGCGCAGGCAGTGTGGGATCCGTTATCTTCCTGGACGCCATGCCGGTCAGACCTGTGGAGCTGAAGGCGGAGATAATGACGCCTCACTACGGGCCGTACTACAGAGGTGATAAACCTCCAGAGGGCTGGCCTGCTGACTGGCACAGCCCTGTGCCGATACCGTTCCTCGCTGTCGCTGAGGGCCAGGAGTTCCTCTTTGGGGTGATTCCGAGAAAAGAAGCCACTCAGGACTGCGAGAAGGTGATCGGATGGCTCAAAGAGGCACTGCAGGAGATCGGCGCGGGCGCAAAGACCGCAGTCGGATACGGCAGGTTCGCCTGCATCGAAGCAGAGACCCCAGAGGAAGCGGCGCCAGAGCCCATGACACCGGGGCGCGAGTGGCTGGAGAAGCTCGCCGAAGAAATGGGAAAGAGCGTGGAGGAGATTTTCAAAACCGACCACAAGATGTTATTTGATAGCTGGAACAAAATCGAGAATGCGGAGCTGAAGCGTGCAGTCTTTCAAGAGATAAAAAGGACGTATCAAACTAAAGGATGGTGGGATAACCCACTCACGAATAATATGAAAAAGACACTGAGTAAGTACAAGGAGTACGAGACAAAGGAGATTGAGGGATGA
- a CDS encoding DUF1887 family CARF protein, translating to MKAMLCLISEQHVPNLLGVHELRPDLLVLLETEGMKRREAANRFLKALAIGGQDYITRNEIVSLEDGDSIEETERALKGVYERYRDAEWIVNITGGTKPMSIGAYGFFRQKKNARIIYVSASDQSRALDFSGGADIPLSHRISVAEFLAGYGFDVLNYSKIRENEGRSERWLGLAAEIAARSQNGAILGLLANLSRISNERRGRDRGLKISESDGLFLNDGHLREMIASSFGLACDGGHFTGALDKYAVRFLTGGWLEVFTWGLLRGLDRVWDVHLGLQIGMKNEKLQNDLDVVFMTDQSLRIVECKSGGQEHDREGSDTLYKIEAIRKQLGALRVRSYLVTTSDNVIDSETGNIKEHLEDRSRLYECNIVKPEDVRSLAQMYLAGDVRLNARVAQVFNIRQAV from the coding sequence ATGAAAGCGATGCTCTGTCTTATCAGTGAGCAGCACGTGCCGAACCTGCTGGGCGTTCACGAGCTGCGGCCGGATCTCCTCGTGCTGCTTGAGACCGAGGGGATGAAAAGGAGGGAGGCTGCAAACAGATTCCTGAAAGCCCTTGCGATCGGAGGTCAGGATTACATCACAAGAAATGAGATCGTGTCGCTGGAGGATGGTGACTCAATAGAGGAGACTGAGAGGGCGCTGAAAGGGGTCTATGAGAGATACAGAGATGCGGAGTGGATCGTGAACATCACAGGCGGCACGAAGCCGATGAGCATAGGGGCATACGGGTTTTTCAGGCAAAAGAAGAATGCCAGGATAATCTATGTCTCCGCGTCTGACCAGTCGAGGGCGCTGGACTTCTCGGGTGGAGCGGACATACCTCTGAGCCACAGGATATCTGTGGCTGAGTTCCTCGCAGGCTACGGCTTTGACGTTCTCAATTACAGCAAGATCAGGGAGAACGAGGGGCGGAGCGAGAGGTGGCTTGGTCTTGCAGCGGAGATCGCGGCGAGGAGCCAGAATGGCGCCATTCTCGGGCTTCTCGCGAATTTATCGAGGATATCGAACGAGCGGAGGGGCAGGGACAGGGGACTCAAGATCTCAGAATCAGATGGTCTATTTCTGAACGATGGTCATCTGCGTGAGATGATCGCTTCGAGCTTTGGTCTGGCATGTGATGGTGGGCATTTCACAGGCGCCCTGGATAAATACGCTGTCAGGTTCCTCACAGGCGGCTGGCTTGAGGTCTTCACATGGGGGTTGCTGAGGGGGCTTGATCGTGTCTGGGATGTGCATCTCGGTTTGCAGATTGGAATGAAGAACGAGAAGCTCCAGAACGATCTGGATGTTGTGTTCATGACAGATCAGTCCCTCAGGATCGTGGAGTGCAAGAGCGGCGGGCAGGAGCACGACAGGGAGGGGAGTGATACGCTGTACAAGATTGAGGCGATACGGAAGCAGCTCGGAGCACTTCGTGTTCGATCCTATCTTGTCACGACCTCTGATAACGTGATCGATTCCGAGACCGGTAATATCAAGGAGCATCTGGAGGACAGATCGAGGCTCTATGAGTGCAACATTGTGAAGCCTGAAGATGTTCGCAGTCTTGCGCAGATGTACCTCGCAGGTGACGTGCGGCTGAACGCGAGGGTTGCGCAGGTCTTCAACATACGGCAGGCGGTTTGA
- the crn3 gene encoding CRISPR-associated ring nuclease Crn3/Csx3 has product MESVVFYHIGVESPIAPDEPLPPLPPIPRGALVVVEGRAPIWRYGLALHRLHGSPAGAIAVFDPRLGAVVVASHTPAYRPGQVVDVTPP; this is encoded by the coding sequence ATGGAGAGCGTTGTCTTCTACCACATCGGGGTCGAGTCGCCGATCGCGCCGGATGAACCGCTGCCGCCGCTGCCGCCCATCCCGCGGGGTGCGCTTGTCGTCGTGGAGGGGCGTGCGCCGATCTGGAGATACGGTCTCGCCCTTCATCGCCTCCACGGCTCTCCCGCGGGGGCGATCGCGGTTTTTGACCCCCGACTCGGCGCGGTCGTCGTCGCGTCGCACACACCTGCGTACAGGCCTGGGCAGGTGGTCGATGTGACGCCGCCTTAG